One window of Sphingomonas paeninsulae genomic DNA carries:
- a CDS encoding C1 family peptidase: MAFAASDAHAALRPEWTPLSCEFVFYHAQRRANRSPVQGATLGSILEALRHDGQPPEVGWPYLSDLPSDHADWLPPSDLSPIFRRGGIPSSNILATVIQKLDQQEPVILLKTLSASFFVPTLTGIVDPALDEVPEPTLRHATVAVGHGTIDGSTAILIRNSWGSSWGINGHAWLTERFLNPRLFATASLKEDINVSADPVTA; this comes from the coding sequence TTGGCTTTTGCAGCGAGCGACGCGCATGCAGCACTTCGTCCTGAATGGACGCCGCTATCGTGTGAATTTGTCTTTTATCATGCTCAGCGCCGAGCAAACCGGTCACCAGTGCAAGGTGCGACGCTTGGATCGATACTTGAAGCTCTTCGGCATGATGGCCAACCACCGGAAGTTGGCTGGCCGTACCTATCCGACTTGCCATCAGATCATGCCGACTGGTTGCCCCCCTCGGACTTATCTCCAATTTTTCGTCGCGGTGGTATTCCGTCGTCAAACATATTGGCGACCGTCATTCAAAAACTTGATCAGCAAGAACCAGTCATTTTGCTCAAGACACTTTCGGCATCGTTCTTTGTTCCTACTTTAACAGGCATTGTAGATCCAGCTCTAGACGAAGTTCCTGAGCCGACTCTCCGTCACGCGACGGTAGCTGTTGGACATGGGACGATCGATGGATCAACCGCAATACTAATACGAAACAGTTGGGGCTCTTCGTGGGGCATCAACGGTCACGCATGGCTCACTGAGCGCTTCCTCAATCCACGTTTGTTCGCCACCGCCAGTTTAAAGGAGGATATCAATGTATCTGCCGATCCCGTCACAGCCTGA
- a CDS encoding VirB3 family type IV secretion system protein, translating to MSAAYSSTGQHIEGFEAPIHGSLGSPILLGGAPRGLAIVNGTVASAIGLGLQQWLIGLVFWAVGHSIAVFAARRDPDFAPVLLRHLRQKGHWSC from the coding sequence ATGAGCGCGGCCTATTCCTCGACCGGACAGCACATCGAAGGGTTCGAGGCACCGATCCACGGCAGTCTTGGATCCCCGATCCTGCTCGGCGGTGCACCGCGCGGGCTCGCCATCGTCAACGGGACCGTCGCTTCCGCGATCGGTCTCGGTCTCCAGCAATGGCTGATCGGGTTGGTGTTCTGGGCCGTAGGGCACAGCATCGCGGTTTTTGCCGCACGCCGCGATCCCGATTTTGCCCCCGTCCTGCTGCGCCACCTGCGTCAGAAAGGCCATTGGTCATGCTGA
- a CDS encoding CopG family transcriptional regulator has product MRGITKVRQNLYLDRKLNDALEALAAGPGGNKSHLVNAAVADWLERQGSKKIDDLLKVRLDRMSRDQQRISRDVNIVLESLALFVQYYLSVNAQLPQADHIARAAGRARFAEYIRIVGEQLASGKRTLGAADTEIGS; this is encoded by the coding sequence ATGAGGGGCATCACCAAGGTCCGCCAGAACCTCTATCTGGACCGCAAGCTCAACGATGCGCTCGAGGCGCTGGCTGCAGGCCCCGGCGGCAACAAGAGCCATCTTGTCAATGCTGCGGTCGCCGACTGGCTGGAACGGCAGGGCAGCAAGAAGATCGACGATCTGCTGAAAGTGCGGCTCGACCGGATGTCGCGCGATCAGCAACGCATCTCCCGCGATGTGAACATCGTCCTCGAAAGCCTTGCGCTGTTTGTCCAATATTATCTCTCGGTCAACGCGCAGCTGCCGCAGGCCGATCACATCGCCCGCGCTGCCGGCCGTGCGCGCTTTGCCGAATATATCAGGATCGTCGGCGAGCAACTAGCGAGCGGCAAGCGCACGCTTGGGGCCGCCGACACCGAGATCGGGTCATGA
- a CDS encoding nucleotidyltransferase and HEPN domain-containing protein, with the protein MRADIDHLPPRQQSELEWAKQTLVEEFSSAISRATQPWKKNGKILKIILFGSYSRDDWVDEPENGYQSDFDLLVIVSHKDLTDVADYWYVAEDKIQRDPEIARPVNIIVHTLEEVNQALRRGEYFWVDIARDGIMLYELPGSALATPMPLTPVDAYQMAADYLTRQRSSLDNWLRMSDLAMGEGSTADWRNKAAFNLHQAAETAYACFLLVRTLYFPRSHNVKFLRSLAEDKEPRLIAAWPREMRSDRRRFELVKRAYVEARYSDSYEISADDLAAISSCVRTLRDIVEQVSLERLAQLRSEAEFP; encoded by the coding sequence GTGCGCGCCGACATAGATCATTTGCCACCGCGCCAGCAGAGCGAGCTGGAGTGGGCGAAGCAGACGCTGGTGGAGGAGTTCTCGTCAGCGATTTCGCGCGCCACGCAGCCGTGGAAAAAGAACGGCAAGATCCTCAAGATCATTCTCTTCGGCAGTTATTCGCGCGACGACTGGGTCGACGAGCCGGAAAATGGCTACCAGTCCGATTTCGATCTGCTCGTGATCGTCAGCCACAAAGACCTGACCGACGTCGCCGATTACTGGTATGTCGCCGAGGACAAAATCCAGCGCGATCCCGAGATTGCGCGACCGGTCAACATCATCGTCCATACGCTTGAAGAGGTGAATCAGGCGCTCCGGCGGGGCGAGTATTTCTGGGTCGATATCGCGCGCGACGGCATCATGCTGTACGAATTGCCCGGCAGCGCCCTAGCGACACCGATGCCATTGACCCCGGTCGATGCATACCAGATGGCAGCTGACTATCTGACGCGTCAACGTTCATCCTTGGACAACTGGTTGCGTATGTCGGACTTAGCCATGGGCGAGGGCTCTACCGCAGATTGGCGAAACAAGGCTGCGTTCAACCTACATCAAGCAGCCGAAACGGCTTACGCCTGCTTCCTTCTTGTCAGAACGCTCTATTTCCCACGGTCGCATAACGTGAAATTCCTGCGTTCGTTGGCGGAGGACAAAGAGCCAAGGCTAATTGCCGCGTGGCCGCGAGAAATGAGGTCTGACCGACGACGCTTTGAATTGGTCAAACGCGCCTATGTTGAAGCGCGATATTCAGACAGCTATGAGATCAGCGCTGATGACCTTGCGGCGATCTCTTCCTGCGTGCGAACGCTCCGTGATATTGTCGAGCAGGTTTCGCTCGAAAGGCTGGCACAGCTGCGAAGCGAGGCCGAGTTCCCCTAG
- a CDS encoding TrbC/VirB2 family protein has product MIRYALAFGLLASLPSRALAAGTGMPWEQPLQQVLDSVQGPVAKIVAVMIIITTGLTLAFGETAGGFRKLIQIVFGLSIAFAASSFFLSFFSFGGGALIA; this is encoded by the coding sequence ATGATCCGCTATGCTCTGGCGTTTGGCTTGCTCGCCAGCCTGCCGTCGCGTGCGCTTGCCGCCGGCACCGGCATGCCGTGGGAGCAGCCACTTCAGCAGGTGCTCGATTCAGTCCAGGGTCCTGTGGCCAAGATCGTCGCGGTGATGATCATCATCACGACCGGCCTCACACTGGCGTTCGGTGAGACGGCGGGGGGTTTCCGCAAGCTCATTCAGATCGTTTTCGGCCTGTCGATCGCCTTTGCCGCGTCATCGTTCTTTCTCTCGTTTTTCAGCTTCGGTGGTGGAGCACTGATCGCATGA
- a CDS encoding MbcA/ParS/Xre antitoxin family protein, whose translation MSVATAVLVGESQASRVLTEAVSKIAACWKLSNEQLGAILGLSAASVSRLRSGTFELDRTNKAFELGQYLVRLFRSLDALMGSDDQASMSWLRTVNLDLDGRPIDLIRSVKGLGEVTNYVDDFRARV comes from the coding sequence ATGAGCGTGGCAACAGCAGTATTGGTCGGCGAAAGCCAGGCGAGTCGGGTACTAACCGAAGCTGTCAGCAAGATCGCTGCCTGCTGGAAGCTGTCGAACGAACAGCTTGGCGCGATCCTGGGGCTATCGGCGGCGTCGGTGTCGCGACTGCGCTCCGGGACCTTCGAACTTGATCGGACGAACAAGGCGTTCGAACTTGGACAATATCTAGTGCGACTGTTCCGCAGCCTCGATGCCCTCATGGGCAGCGACGACCAGGCCTCGATGTCGTGGCTGCGTACCGTCAACCTTGATTTGGACGGCCGTCCGATCGACCTGATCCGGTCGGTAAAGGGACTCGGCGAAGTCACGAATTACGTCGATGACTTCCGCGCCCGCGTCTGA
- the trbE gene encoding conjugal transfer protein TrbE, giving the protein MLNLAEYRSRAEQIADHLPWAALVAPGVVLNKDGSFQRTLRFRGPDLESATEAELISACARANNVLRRFGRGWALFFEAERREALGYPTSPFPEAASWLVDEERRAGFEAAGAHFESRFHLTLTWLPSPDSSDSAGRSLVERPDDGMETPGRDWREVLSGFVAETNRVLDLFGGFMPEVRALDDAETLTYLHGTVSNRRHGVAVPATPMYLDGLLADTPLTGGLEPKLGDLHLRTLTILGFPSLSRPGILDALNAADFGYRWVTRFIALDKTDATKVLTRLRRQWFNKRKSITALLREVMYNQPSQLLDSDADNKVIDADLALQALGGDHVSFGYLTTTITVADTDRTRAEDKVRAVERIVNGLGFTVKREGINAVEAWLSSLPGQVYANVRQPLVHTLNLAHLMPLSSVWAGPTENRQLAGPPLLTAQTAGSTPFRLSTHVGDVGHMLVVGPTGAGKSVLLALIALQFRRYQNSQVYIFDKGFSARAAVLAIGGAHHALGLGSDSGEGLAFQPLRQVDDMAERGWASEWIAALLAHEKVQVTPEIKEAVWSALGSLASAPPEERTLTGLALLLQSNALRTALTAYTLEGPYGRLLDAAEQNLALADVQCFETEALMGQSGVVAPVLTYLFHRLEERFDGRPTLLVLDEAWIFLDHPLFAARIREWLKTLRKKNVAVLFATQSLADIAESSIAPAIIESCPQRILLPNDRAIEPQSRAAYERFGLNDRQIELVARATPKRHYYLQSARGNRLFELGLGPIALALCGASDPAAQTRIDALLAEHGTSDFAAHFLRDAGLDWAAALLADFSSPEPSTPVKEYLS; this is encoded by the coding sequence ATGCTGAATCTGGCTGAATACCGATCGCGTGCCGAGCAAATCGCCGATCATCTGCCATGGGCAGCGCTGGTTGCCCCCGGCGTCGTGCTCAACAAGGACGGCAGTTTCCAGCGCACGCTTCGGTTTCGGGGGCCCGATCTCGAGAGCGCGACCGAGGCCGAACTGATCTCGGCGTGCGCGCGCGCCAACAATGTCCTGCGCCGTTTCGGTAGGGGCTGGGCGCTATTCTTCGAAGCCGAACGCCGTGAAGCGCTGGGTTATCCGACAAGCCCGTTTCCCGAAGCGGCGTCGTGGCTGGTCGACGAGGAACGTCGCGCCGGGTTTGAAGCGGCAGGCGCGCACTTCGAAAGCCGTTTCCATCTGACGCTGACCTGGCTGCCGTCCCCCGACAGCAGCGACAGTGCCGGCCGCTCGCTGGTCGAGCGACCCGACGACGGCATGGAGACGCCCGGCCGCGACTGGCGTGAAGTGCTTTCCGGCTTTGTCGCCGAGACCAACCGCGTGCTCGACCTGTTCGGTGGCTTCATGCCCGAGGTTCGTGCCCTAGATGACGCCGAGACGCTGACCTATCTGCACGGCACGGTTTCGAACCGGCGGCACGGGGTCGCTGTACCGGCAACGCCGATGTACCTCGACGGTCTGCTCGCCGATACGCCGCTTACCGGCGGTCTCGAGCCCAAGCTCGGCGATCTTCATCTCCGCACGCTGACCATCCTCGGCTTCCCCAGTCTCAGCCGCCCGGGCATCCTCGACGCGCTCAACGCCGCCGACTTCGGCTATCGCTGGGTCACGCGCTTCATCGCGCTCGACAAGACCGATGCGACCAAGGTGCTGACCAGGTTGCGGCGGCAATGGTTCAACAAGCGCAAGTCGATCACCGCCCTGCTGCGCGAGGTGATGTACAACCAGCCAAGCCAGCTGCTCGACAGCGATGCCGACAACAAGGTGATCGATGCCGATCTGGCGCTGCAGGCGCTTGGCGGCGATCATGTCTCGTTCGGCTATCTCACCACGACGATCACGGTCGCCGATACCGACCGAACCCGTGCCGAGGACAAGGTCCGCGCGGTCGAGCGGATCGTCAATGGGCTCGGCTTCACCGTCAAGCGTGAGGGCATCAACGCGGTCGAGGCGTGGCTGTCATCCTTGCCGGGACAGGTGTATGCCAATGTTCGCCAACCGCTGGTCCATACGCTTAACCTCGCCCACCTGATGCCGCTGTCGTCGGTGTGGGCGGGGCCGACCGAGAACCGGCAGCTTGCCGGGCCACCGCTGCTGACCGCACAGACGGCGGGCTCGACGCCGTTCCGCCTCTCGACGCATGTCGGCGATGTCGGGCACATGCTCGTCGTCGGACCGACGGGTGCCGGTAAATCGGTGTTGCTCGCGCTGATCGCCCTGCAGTTCCGGCGTTATCAAAACAGTCAGGTCTATATTTTCGACAAGGGATTTTCCGCGCGGGCCGCGGTGCTCGCCATCGGCGGCGCACACCATGCGCTGGGTCTCGGCAGCGATAGCGGCGAGGGTCTTGCCTTTCAGCCGTTGCGCCAGGTCGACGACATGGCCGAACGCGGCTGGGCTTCCGAATGGATCGCCGCGCTGCTTGCCCATGAGAAGGTCCAGGTCACTCCGGAAATCAAGGAAGCGGTCTGGTCGGCGCTCGGCAGTCTGGCGTCAGCGCCGCCTGAAGAACGCACGCTCACCGGGCTCGCCCTGCTTCTGCAGTCGAATGCGCTCCGCACCGCGCTCACCGCCTACACGCTTGAGGGGCCTTATGGCCGCCTGCTCGATGCCGCCGAACAAAACCTGGCGCTCGCCGACGTCCAGTGTTTCGAGACCGAGGCGCTGATGGGGCAGAGCGGCGTCGTCGCACCGGTGCTGACCTATCTTTTCCATCGCCTCGAGGAGCGCTTCGATGGACGGCCGACCTTGCTGGTCCTCGACGAAGCCTGGATCTTCCTCGACCATCCACTCTTTGCCGCGCGTATCCGCGAATGGCTGAAGACGCTGCGCAAGAAGAACGTCGCGGTGTTGTTTGCCACGCAAAGTCTGGCCGACATTGCCGAGAGCAGCATTGCGCCGGCGATCATCGAAAGCTGCCCGCAGCGAATCCTGCTGCCCAATGACCGCGCGATCGAACCGCAGTCGCGCGCCGCCTATGAGCGCTTCGGCCTCAACGACCGACAGATCGAACTCGTCGCGCGTGCCACGCCAAAGCGCCATTACTACCTGCAGTCGGCGCGCGGCAATCGCCTGTTCGAGCTGGGGCTCGGCCCCATCGCGCTGGCGCTTTGTGGCGCGTCCGATCCTGCCGCACAGACCCGTATCGATGCCCTCCTCGCCGAGCACGGCACCAGCGATTTCGCCGCGCACTTCCTGCGCGATGCCGGGCTCGACTGGGCCGCTGCGCTGCTGGCCGACTTTTCCAGTCCCGAACCCTCAACCCCCGTGAAGGAGTATCTATCATGA
- a CDS encoding uracil-DNA glycosylase family protein: MLWNVFPFHPHEADAPLSNRCHTRSERVATWALLQSLIEMLRPRQIVAIGRDAQMALGELSIPTRAARHPSYGGQNEFMATMHALYGIDEMLTKCEPKLPLEIRHATNNNFAFA, from the coding sequence ATGCTTTGGAATGTTTTTCCGTTCCATCCTCATGAAGCGGATGCCCCTCTTTCCAACCGCTGCCATACGCGATCTGAGCGCGTCGCAACATGGGCACTACTTCAGTCACTTATAGAAATGCTACGACCGCGTCAGATAGTAGCAATAGGCAGGGACGCACAGATGGCGCTCGGGGAGCTAAGCATTCCGACACGTGCAGCGCGGCATCCGAGCTATGGCGGCCAAAATGAGTTCATGGCTACGATGCATGCTCTTTATGGCATAGACGAAATGCTAACGAAGTGTGAGCCAAAGTTACCGTTGGAAATCCGTCACGCCACCAACAACAATTTTGCATTTGCCTGA
- a CDS encoding conjugal transfer protein TraG, producing the protein MTPTKLLIGQIFIVFGIVFGGLWAATQWAAAMLAYQPELGRPWAVAAGLPVYRPWALFGWWYHYDAYARDIFDKAGMLAGASGFVACAAAIGGSLWRARQTNNVTTFGSARWASRPEIEKAGLHGDSGVLLGRVGDRYLRHSGPEHVMSFAPTRSGKGVGLVVPTLLSWTGSTVIHDIKGENWTLTSGWRSRFSHCLLFNPTDARSARYNPLLEVRRGANEVRDVQNIADILVDPEGALEKRNHWEKTSHSLLVGAILHVLYAEEEKTLARVATFLSDPQRSFASTLNRMMATNHLGDKDAPKVHPVVASAARELLNKSENERSGVLSTAMSFLGLYRDPTVAEVTSRCDWRIADLIEGDRPVSLYLVIPPSDISRTKPLVRLVLNQIGRRLTEHLDAFGTHNRKHELLMMLDEFPALGRLDFFETSLAFMAGYGIRAFLIAQSLNQIEKAYGEHNSILDNCHVRVAFATNDERTAKRISDALGTATEQRAMRNYAGHRLAPWLSHVMVSRQETARALLTPGEVMQLPPTDELVLISGLAPIRASKLRYFEDSNFQQRVHAAPILSDGVYADRPRARSNDWGKFVRSTDTRLVRAEDAVRPEDGGLQQERHPGLAAEAPRKPVEPATQLELEIEDDADSVSTKAVMDRARGPAPAVRVFAIDSPGLGL; encoded by the coding sequence ATGACACCCACCAAGCTCTTGATCGGCCAGATTTTCATTGTCTTCGGCATCGTGTTCGGAGGCCTCTGGGCGGCGACGCAATGGGCAGCAGCAATGCTGGCCTATCAGCCCGAACTCGGGCGGCCGTGGGCGGTGGCGGCCGGCCTGCCGGTCTACCGGCCATGGGCACTGTTCGGCTGGTGGTATCATTACGATGCCTATGCGCGGGACATTTTCGACAAGGCTGGCATGCTGGCCGGGGCCAGTGGTTTCGTAGCCTGCGCCGCTGCTATCGGTGGATCGCTCTGGCGGGCACGCCAAACCAACAACGTCACGACCTTTGGATCGGCACGCTGGGCGTCGCGCCCTGAGATCGAGAAGGCAGGGCTGCATGGCGACAGCGGCGTATTGCTCGGTCGCGTCGGTGATCGCTATCTGCGCCACTCGGGCCCCGAACATGTCATGTCGTTTGCACCGACGCGTTCGGGCAAGGGCGTCGGGTTGGTCGTGCCGACATTGCTGTCATGGACCGGCTCGACGGTCATTCACGACATCAAGGGTGAGAATTGGACGCTGACTTCCGGGTGGCGGTCGCGCTTTTCGCACTGCCTGCTGTTCAATCCGACCGACGCGCGGTCGGCACGATACAATCCGCTGCTCGAAGTCCGGCGCGGGGCCAACGAAGTCCGCGACGTCCAGAACATCGCCGATATCCTCGTCGATCCCGAAGGTGCGCTCGAAAAGCGCAACCACTGGGAAAAGACCAGCCACTCGCTTCTCGTCGGCGCGATCCTCCACGTGCTCTATGCCGAGGAAGAGAAGACACTGGCGCGCGTCGCGACCTTCCTGTCCGATCCGCAGCGCAGTTTCGCGTCCACACTGAACCGGATGATGGCGACCAACCATCTCGGCGACAAGGATGCCCCGAAGGTTCATCCCGTCGTTGCGTCTGCGGCGCGCGAACTGCTCAACAAGAGCGAGAACGAGCGCTCGGGCGTGCTGTCCACCGCCATGTCTTTCCTCGGCCTCTACCGCGATCCGACGGTTGCCGAGGTCACCTCGCGCTGCGACTGGCGCATCGCCGACCTGATCGAGGGCGACCGACCGGTCTCGCTCTACCTCGTCATTCCCCCGTCCGACATTAGCCGGACCAAGCCGCTGGTCCGCCTTGTGCTCAACCAGATCGGTCGTCGCCTGACCGAGCATCTCGATGCGTTTGGCACGCATAACCGCAAACACGAGCTGCTGATGATGCTCGACGAGTTCCCGGCACTCGGCCGCCTCGATTTCTTCGAGACCAGTCTCGCCTTCATGGCAGGCTATGGCATCCGCGCCTTCCTGATCGCCCAAAGTCTCAACCAGATCGAAAAGGCGTATGGCGAGCATAATTCGATCCTCGACAATTGCCATGTTCGTGTCGCCTTTGCCACCAACGACGAACGCACCGCAAAGCGCATATCGGATGCATTGGGCACGGCGACCGAACAGCGCGCGATGCGTAACTATGCCGGACACCGGCTCGCACCCTGGCTGTCGCATGTCATGGTCAGCCGCCAGGAAACCGCACGCGCGCTGCTGACGCCCGGCGAAGTCATGCAATTGCCGCCAACCGATGAGCTTGTCCTGATCTCGGGCCTCGCGCCGATCCGGGCGTCCAAACTGCGCTATTTCGAGGACAGCAATTTCCAGCAACGCGTCCACGCCGCACCCATCCTGTCAGACGGTGTTTATGCCGACCGGCCCAGGGCTCGGAGCAACGACTGGGGCAAGTTTGTCCGCTCGACCGACACCCGGCTCGTCCGCGCCGAAGATGCCGTCAGACCCGAAGACGGTGGACTGCAGCAGGAACGTCATCCCGGCCTTGCCGCTGAGGCCCCTAGGAAACCGGTCGAACCCGCGACGCAGCTCGAACTCGAGATCGAGGACGACGCCGACAGTGTCTCCACCAAGGCCGTTATGGACCGTGCACGCGGGCCAGCGCCAGCGGTTCGTGTCTTTGCCATCGACTCTCCGGGGCTCGGACTATGA
- a CDS encoding ImmA/IrrE family metallo-endopeptidase yields MLLRPLRGLLGAFLNEPIPGILVTTERSMSIQRFTAAHELGHFSLDHQPSLDDESILRRMPSSPEPTADFQETEADSFAIAFMMPKWLILAHCTRQDWRVTDLRRPEVAYQLSLRMGASYEATCRTLVRYELITFADMQGLRQTEPRLLKTKLLVDFHPADYRRDVWLLTERDEGTRIDGSRNDLFVLRLTEHSNGGYVWNFDQLVASGFAIVKDERVAADTDVIGSPVVRQVTAAPELAARGHLLIEEFRPWQPSPSLTQLTLDIDLTGPEEEGLSRAERRRLLEAA; encoded by the coding sequence TTGTTGCTGCGTCCGCTGCGAGGGTTGCTCGGTGCGTTTCTCAATGAGCCTATACCAGGCATTTTAGTCACCACTGAACGGTCAATGAGCATCCAGCGTTTCACAGCAGCGCATGAACTTGGTCATTTTTCACTCGATCATCAACCGAGTCTTGATGATGAATCCATCCTGCGTCGAATGCCGTCGTCGCCCGAACCGACTGCCGACTTTCAAGAAACCGAAGCTGACTCCTTTGCTATCGCGTTTATGATGCCCAAATGGCTCATTCTCGCGCATTGTACCCGACAAGACTGGCGGGTCACCGATTTGCGTCGCCCTGAAGTCGCCTACCAACTTTCCCTTCGAATGGGAGCAAGCTACGAAGCCACATGCAGGACGCTCGTGCGCTATGAGCTTATCACATTCGCGGATATGCAGGGCTTGCGCCAAACCGAACCGCGCCTTCTGAAAACTAAGCTTTTGGTGGATTTTCATCCTGCGGACTACCGCCGCGACGTCTGGCTTCTCACGGAGCGGGATGAGGGAACACGGATTGATGGCAGCCGGAATGACCTGTTCGTTTTGCGCCTGACCGAACACAGCAATGGCGGCTATGTCTGGAATTTCGACCAGCTGGTAGCTAGCGGGTTTGCTATCGTAAAAGATGAGCGAGTGGCAGCTGACACTGATGTCATCGGTAGCCCCGTCGTTCGACAAGTGACGGCTGCGCCCGAACTTGCGGCGCGTGGGCATTTGCTGATCGAAGAATTCCGTCCTTGGCAGCCATCGCCATCTTTGACACAACTTACGCTGGATATTGACCTGACCGGCCCCGAGGAAGAGGGCCTGTCACGCGCAGAGCGTCGCCGTCTCTTAGAAGCCGCGTAA
- a CDS encoding nucleoside triphosphate pyrophosphohydrolase family protein has product MANNFIPLTIDEYARQAALTDQKKGKHALSFSMLGVFGETGSLLSEVKKKQRDKASYLGYAEAVSEELGDVLWYLASVARRSGIPFSCIAANALDETRLADSADDSLTFHALQPAHIPMTTEPSAQFERKLLALAGQIGLLIDGYQSGALKARKQMLSCLTLVMRHLIQAANDSGVTLEVAAIKNQKKIFDRWPGDRTFPEPFDAAMEPEEQLPRSMTIDVFERSVRKQVYVFQKSNGVFVGDRLTDNALEPDDYRFHDVFHYAHVAVLGWSPVVRALLRLKRKSDPKLDDAQDGARAILIEEGVTSWIFGQAQQLNFFKDVKKGGLPLDMLKHVRQFVTGYESEDCPLWLWEDAILQGYAAFRFLQNNRRGRVNIDFRNRRLRIRELPL; this is encoded by the coding sequence ATGGCTAACAACTTCATTCCTCTGACCATCGATGAATATGCACGACAAGCTGCACTAACGGACCAAAAAAAAGGAAAGCATGCCCTTAGCTTTTCAATGCTTGGAGTATTTGGCGAAACCGGGAGTCTGCTCAGCGAAGTAAAAAAGAAGCAGCGAGATAAAGCATCTTATCTTGGATACGCCGAAGCGGTTTCAGAGGAACTCGGCGACGTTCTATGGTATCTGGCATCTGTCGCGCGCCGGAGTGGCATTCCTTTCAGTTGTATTGCTGCCAATGCGTTGGACGAAACTCGGCTGGCAGATTCAGCGGATGATAGTTTGACGTTTCATGCGCTGCAGCCCGCCCACATCCCCATGACAACGGAGCCTTCCGCGCAATTTGAGCGAAAACTGCTCGCGCTCGCTGGCCAGATTGGGTTGCTAATCGATGGCTACCAATCAGGCGCTCTGAAAGCTCGGAAACAAATGTTGTCTTGCCTGACGCTCGTGATGCGTCACCTTATCCAAGCGGCAAACGACTCCGGTGTGACCTTGGAAGTCGCAGCTATCAAAAATCAAAAAAAGATTTTCGACCGTTGGCCCGGTGACCGGACATTTCCGGAACCCTTCGACGCCGCAATGGAGCCCGAGGAGCAGTTACCGCGAAGCATGACTATTGATGTGTTCGAACGGTCGGTCCGCAAGCAGGTATATGTTTTTCAAAAATCGAATGGCGTTTTCGTCGGTGACAGATTGACCGACAACGCTCTCGAACCAGATGATTACCGCTTCCACGACGTATTTCATTACGCACATGTAGCAGTTCTGGGCTGGTCGCCCGTCGTCCGCGCGCTTTTACGGCTGAAAAGAAAGAGCGACCCGAAGCTCGATGATGCTCAGGATGGAGCGCGCGCAATCCTAATCGAAGAAGGAGTGACATCTTGGATATTTGGCCAGGCGCAGCAACTCAATTTCTTTAAAGACGTGAAGAAAGGCGGACTTCCGCTGGACATGCTGAAGCACGTTCGCCAGTTCGTCACCGGTTACGAATCGGAAGACTGCCCATTGTGGCTTTGGGAGGATGCTATCCTTCAAGGCTATGCAGCTTTCCGATTCCTTCAAAATAATCGTCGCGGCCGGGTCAACATCGACTTCCGGAACCGACGACTTCGTATCAGGGAATTGCCACTATGA
- a CDS encoding RES family NAD+ phosphorylase codes for MTSAPASDIVPTPADFRPYRGKVWRLVEAQHRISTNRLAGNAEDQALLENLVEDVKPTLPLAARGFHYLLSTPFRYGHSRASRFRRANERPGIFYASEHVETAVAETAYWRLLFFSRSPGFRPPTTVVEHSALTVPVTVSRALDLMSAPFDTQVALWMDPGDYSACQAFAAKARTIDAQLIRYGSVRDHEHRANIAMLDPKGFAAPTPTIEQTWHFRYEAGRITVFAAFPSIARYSFTFEIFGLLAP; via the coding sequence ATGACTTCCGCGCCCGCGTCTGACATCGTTCCGACGCCAGCCGACTTTCGCCCCTATCGCGGCAAGGTCTGGCGTCTGGTCGAGGCACAGCACCGTATTTCGACCAACCGGCTTGCTGGCAATGCCGAGGACCAAGCTTTGCTCGAAAATCTCGTCGAGGATGTAAAGCCGACATTACCGCTTGCGGCACGTGGTTTCCATTATCTGCTCAGCACCCCGTTTCGCTATGGGCACTCGCGCGCGTCACGTTTTCGTCGCGCCAATGAGCGGCCCGGTATCTTCTATGCGTCTGAGCATGTCGAAACTGCCGTGGCGGAGACCGCCTATTGGCGCTTGCTGTTTTTCTCCCGCTCGCCGGGTTTCAGGCCGCCAACCACCGTTGTGGAGCATTCGGCGCTCACAGTTCCGGTCACCGTCAGTCGCGCCCTCGACCTGATGAGCGCGCCCTTCGATACCCAGGTGGCGTTATGGATGGACCCGGGAGATTATTCGGCATGTCAGGCGTTTGCTGCCAAAGCGCGAACCATAGACGCGCAACTCATTCGATATGGATCAGTCCGCGACCACGAACACCGAGCGAACATCGCAATGCTCGATCCAAAGGGGTTTGCCGCACCCACGCCGACGATCGAACAAACGTGGCACTTTCGCTATGAGGCGGGACGGATCACGGTGTTTGCCGCATTTCCGTCGATCGCCCGATATTCGTTCACGTTCGAGATATTCGGACTCTTGGCACCGTAG